The sequence GACGCGGAGTTTACTAAAAAAAGAATTCCAGTTTTCTTATCTGCTGTGTGAATAACGATAATTGTTAGGATTCAGGCAGCCAATTGACTGCAAGGACTTTGCGGGATACCGCCAGTGTCGTTAGAGATCACGGCATCGCTCTCGTCGATCGGCTTTGATTAGCGTAAATGTATCAGTTTATTCAGATAGTATGGATAATGTCATCCCAGAGCTTGAGAGCATCCGGCGTCAACTTATGAGCTTAGAACGACGGAAGAAGCCCAAGATGCTGGTAGTAGACGATGAGCCAGATAACTTGGATCTGCTCTTTCGTACCTTCCGGCGAGATTTTAACGTCCTCAAGGCAGAAAGCGGTGTTCATGCCTTGGAGGTGCTGGCAGTTGAGGGCGAAGTTGCTGTGATTATCTCTGACCAGCGGATGCCTGAAATGAAGGGAACCGAGTTCCTCAGCAAAACCGTGCCCCAATTTCCCGACACGGTACGAATTATCTTGACGGGATTTACTGATATAGAAGATCTCGTAGACGCTATTAATTCTGGGCAGGTGTATAAATACATCACCAAGCCTTGGGACCCCAATGAACTAAAGGCGGTGGTACAAAGGGCGACAGAGACTTATGAAGTTCTCAAGCAACGAACGGAAGAATTGCGTCGGGCTCAAGCCCAAACGGCTTTGCTTTTGGCGGTAGTGCAGGTTGCCCAAGTAGCTTATACCGTAGAAGATTGTCTGGAGCCAATTGCAAACGCTTTTGGCGAAAATTTCCAGGCAGATGGCTGTATTTTGCAACTGGTGCAAAACAATTCTTTAAATTCGCCCCAAGGGATCTACAGTGCTGATACCCCAATGTCAAATTGGCTGGCCCAAGATCCGCTGGCTCTTGATGCGATCGCCACTAAGGAAATGCGGGTATCTGTGAATGTGCCAGCCGATACAAACTTATCTGCGCTCGAACACTACCCAGCCTCTGGAGTTCAGGCCCATTTAATCATCCCCATAACCCACCGTTCCGAAGTCCTAGCCGTTCTGTCTCTCCAATGGAAACGCCCTTTCCAACTGCGAGAAGATGAAATCAAACTAATCCATCTATCAGCCCAACAAATTGCCTTAGCTCTCTTAAGTACCCGCGCTGCTTAAGCAGCAAACAATTTTAGGTTTGAAATCGCGGATTTTTAACTAAATGTTACAATTCATCCTCATCCTTCTACAAGGTGGGGATGAATTTCCACAAACAAATAAATTGTTTAGCATCCCCTTTTTATTAATCTATGCTATAATTTGATGTTTATTTCAAGAACTTCTTTGATAAACATTTATTCCCTAAATCAATCTAAAATCTAAAATCTAAAATCTAAAATCTGATGACCCTAGATAGTCGTGCCACTGAAATTCGCGCCATCTTTGACCGCATTGCCCCGGTTTACGACTCGTTCAACGATCGATTGAGCCTCGCCCAGCATCGCGTATGGAAGCAGATGGCGATCAAGTGGAGCAATGCAGGCCCAGGAGATACTTGCTTAGACTTATGCTGCGGCAGTGGAGACCTCGCCCTAATGCTGGCGCGTCAGGTAGGAACTGCTGGGAAAGTATTTGGGGTGGATTTTTCACCCCAGCAGTTGGCGCGAGCCTTGGCGCGAATGCAAAACCATTATCCAGCTCCTCCTGTCACCTGGGTAGAAGCAGACGCCCTCAATCTGCCCTTTCCCGACAACCACTTCGACTGCGCCACAATGGGTTACGGACTTCGCAACGTCACCGATATTCCCCGCTGTCTCCACGAATTACATCGCGTCCTCAAACCCGGTGCCAAAGCCGCCATTCTAGACTTCCATCGCCCCAGCAATCCCGCCTTACGCAGTTTTCAGCAGTGGTATCTGGACAACATCGTAGTTTCAACCGCCAAGCATTTCGGCTTAACTGAAGAATATGCCTACATTAGCCCCAGCTTAGACAAATTTCCGATCGGGCCAGAACAGGTACAGCTGGCTCGTCAAGCCGGTTTTGCCACCGCTACGCACTATCAGATTGCCGGTGGGATGATGGGTGTTTTAGCGATCGCCAAATAGAATTAAAGAAGTACATCTAAAAAACCCAAAACACTAACATTAGACTTTAGACTTACTCCCTTCGGGCCAGAAGATTATCTATCATTCTTTTTCCCCTCTGCTCCTCTGCTCCTCTGCCCCTCTGCCCCTCTGCGGCTTTATAAATATTCTTGAGAGCGGGAAAGGAGTAACTGTCTTTAGTCTAGTTTGCCTATTCCGCAACCCTCTGTGGATAGAGCTTTATTTCCACCAACTAATTTAATTCACGTTCTTAGTTCTAAGTTGAATCTATCTAACATCTG comes from Argonema galeatum A003/A1 and encodes:
- the ubiE gene encoding bifunctional demethylmenaquinone methyltransferase/2-methoxy-6-polyprenyl-1,4-benzoquinol methylase UbiE, encoding MTLDSRATEIRAIFDRIAPVYDSFNDRLSLAQHRVWKQMAIKWSNAGPGDTCLDLCCGSGDLALMLARQVGTAGKVFGVDFSPQQLARALARMQNHYPAPPVTWVEADALNLPFPDNHFDCATMGYGLRNVTDIPRCLHELHRVLKPGAKAAILDFHRPSNPALRSFQQWYLDNIVVSTAKHFGLTEEYAYISPSLDKFPIGPEQVQLARQAGFATATHYQIAGGMMGVLAIAK
- a CDS encoding response regulator, encoding MDNVIPELESIRRQLMSLERRKKPKMLVVDDEPDNLDLLFRTFRRDFNVLKAESGVHALEVLAVEGEVAVIISDQRMPEMKGTEFLSKTVPQFPDTVRIILTGFTDIEDLVDAINSGQVYKYITKPWDPNELKAVVQRATETYEVLKQRTEELRRAQAQTALLLAVVQVAQVAYTVEDCLEPIANAFGENFQADGCILQLVQNNSLNSPQGIYSADTPMSNWLAQDPLALDAIATKEMRVSVNVPADTNLSALEHYPASGVQAHLIIPITHRSEVLAVLSLQWKRPFQLREDEIKLIHLSAQQIALALLSTRAA